From Salinicoccus roseus, one genomic window encodes:
- a CDS encoding TlpA disulfide reductase family protein, whose translation MFFFFVGAGIAAVVNMSEEGLKEQSLQTLQDSEGRDNHHAVGMNILGEPMKGLRNDEDSLESIIRSNEVTVINFFASWCDPCRRETPELNAFHEGKKDEPVAIVGINVDDKPSNRDAFLEEFEVAYPVFEFADEAESIESYNIHLMPTTFFVDGEGEIIRAYVGEVEQNLINDYTNYVKEES comes from the coding sequence GTGTTCTTCTTCTTTGTCGGTGCAGGTATTGCAGCTGTTGTGAATATGTCGGAAGAGGGGCTCAAGGAGCAGTCCCTCCAGACGCTTCAGGATTCTGAAGGGCGTGACAACCATCATGCCGTCGGCATGAACATCCTCGGTGAGCCGATGAAGGGCCTCCGCAATGATGAGGATTCCCTTGAGTCGATCATCAGATCGAACGAGGTGACCGTCATCAATTTCTTCGCTTCCTGGTGTGATCCATGCCGCAGGGAGACGCCGGAACTGAATGCTTTCCATGAAGGGAAAAAAGACGAGCCGGTCGCCATCGTCGGCATCAATGTGGACGATAAGCCTTCGAACAGGGATGCCTTTTTGGAGGAGTTCGAAGTGGCATATCCGGTATTCGAGTTTGCTGATGAGGCTGAATCCATCGAATCGTATAACATCCATCTCATGCCCACCACATTCTTTGTGGATGGTGAAGGTGAAATCATCAGGGCATATGTCGGCGAAGTGGAACAGAATCTGATCAACGATTATACTAACTACGTCAAGGAGGAATCCTAA
- the uvrB gene encoding excinuclease ABC subunit UvrB — MAKFEVVSKFKPAGDQPKAIEEISGQIKSGNRHQTLLGATGTGKTYTMSKVIEEVGKPTLIIAHNKTLAGQLYSEFKEFFPNNRVEYFVSYYDYYQPEAYVPQTDTFIEKDAQINDEIDKLRHSATSSLFERDDVIIIASVSCIYGLGNPEEYKDMVVSARVGMQMDRNEFLRKLVDVQYARNDIDFRRGTFRVRGDIVEVFPASRDEQCIRVEFFGDEIDRIREVDYLTGEVLAEREHFAIFPASHFVTREEKMKVAIERIERELEEQLQILREDNKLLEAQRLEQRTNYDLEMMREMGFCSGIENYSVHLTLRPMGSTPYTLLDYFDDFLVMIDESHVTLPQIRGMYNGDQARKKVLVDHGFRLPSALDNRPLKFEEFEAKTQQLLYVSATPGPFEIEHTEKMVEQIIRPTGLLDPTIDVRPTEHQIDDLLEEIVTRTERNERVLITTLTKKMSEDLTDYLKESGVKVQYLHSEVKTLERIEILRELRMGTYDVLVGINLLREGLDIPEVSLVAILDADKEGFLRSSRSLVQTIGRAARNSGGHVIMYGDKITDSMRYALDETQRRRDTQIAYNEAHGITPQTIQKEIRDTISAQVDLKEEGRKKDGKKKGKMTKKEREKIMAQLEADMKQAAKELDFETASELRDALFELKAEG, encoded by the coding sequence ATGGCAAAATTTGAAGTCGTTTCCAAGTTCAAGCCGGCAGGTGACCAGCCAAAAGCGATAGAAGAGATAAGCGGACAGATCAAGTCCGGCAACAGGCACCAGACGCTGCTCGGTGCCACGGGTACAGGGAAGACCTATACGATGAGCAAGGTGATCGAGGAGGTCGGCAAGCCGACATTGATCATCGCCCACAACAAGACGCTTGCGGGCCAGCTGTACAGCGAATTCAAGGAATTTTTCCCGAACAACCGGGTAGAGTATTTCGTCAGCTACTATGACTACTATCAGCCGGAAGCCTATGTGCCCCAGACTGATACATTCATCGAGAAGGACGCCCAGATCAATGACGAAATCGACAAGCTGCGGCACTCTGCGACAAGCTCGCTGTTCGAGCGTGATGATGTCATCATCATCGCTTCGGTCAGCTGCATCTACGGCCTCGGTAATCCTGAAGAATATAAGGATATGGTCGTCAGTGCGCGTGTCGGCATGCAGATGGACCGAAATGAATTTCTCCGCAAACTGGTCGATGTCCAGTACGCACGCAACGATATCGATTTTAGGCGGGGGACATTCCGGGTAAGGGGAGATATAGTGGAAGTTTTCCCTGCTTCAAGGGACGAACAGTGCATCCGTGTCGAATTCTTCGGGGATGAAATCGACCGCATCAGGGAAGTGGACTATCTTACAGGGGAAGTGCTCGCCGAAAGGGAACACTTCGCCATTTTCCCGGCATCCCACTTCGTCACGCGTGAAGAGAAGATGAAAGTGGCGATCGAACGGATTGAGCGTGAGCTTGAGGAACAGCTCCAGATCCTCAGGGAGGACAACAAGCTGCTTGAGGCCCAGCGCCTCGAGCAGCGGACGAACTATGATCTTGAGATGATGCGGGAGATGGGCTTCTGTTCCGGCATCGAGAACTACTCCGTCCACCTCACCCTCCGTCCGATGGGATCGACGCCGTACACACTGCTCGACTATTTTGATGATTTCCTCGTAATGATAGATGAGTCCCACGTTACATTGCCGCAGATACGGGGGATGTACAACGGTGACCAGGCGAGGAAGAAAGTGCTCGTCGACCATGGTTTCAGGCTGCCGAGTGCGCTTGACAACCGGCCGTTGAAGTTCGAGGAATTCGAGGCCAAGACCCAGCAGCTGCTGTATGTCTCAGCGACGCCGGGACCATTTGAGATCGAACACACCGAGAAGATGGTGGAGCAGATCATCCGTCCGACCGGCCTGCTCGATCCGACCATCGATGTGCGGCCGACGGAGCACCAGATCGATGATCTGCTCGAGGAGATCGTCACACGTACCGAAAGGAACGAGCGTGTACTCATCACCACACTTACAAAGAAGATGTCCGAGGATCTGACGGACTACCTCAAGGAGTCCGGCGTCAAGGTCCAGTATCTCCATTCCGAGGTCAAGACGCTCGAGCGGATAGAAATACTGCGGGAGCTGCGCATGGGCACGTACGATGTCCTCGTGGGCATCAACCTGCTCCGGGAAGGTCTGGATATCCCGGAGGTGTCCCTTGTAGCGATACTCGACGCCGATAAGGAAGGATTCCTGCGCTCCAGCCGTTCCCTCGTCCAGACCATCGGACGTGCAGCGCGGAACAGCGGTGGTCATGTCATCATGTATGGTGATAAGATCACCGATTCCATGCGGTATGCATTGGATGAGACGCAACGGCGCCGGGACACGCAGATCGCCTATAATGAAGCGCATGGCATCACGCCGCAGACCATCCAGAAGGAGATCCGCGACACGATCAGCGCCCAGGTCGACCTGAAAGAGGAAGGCAGAAAGAAAGACGGCAAGAAGAAAGGCAAGATGACGAAGAAGGAAAGAGAAAAAATAATGGCTCAGCTGGAAGCAGATATGAAACAGGCGGCCAAGGAACTCGATTTCGAGACTGCCTCAGAGTTGAGAGACGCATTGTTTGAGCTGAAAGCAGAAGGGTGA
- a CDS encoding YfbR-like 5'-deoxynucleotidase — MGVHQYFKSLNDLEKLVRCPGKFKYQDHNVAAHSFKVTKIAQYLGTVEEYHGNEINWKSLYEKALNHDYPEIFTGDIKTPVKYASGELNMLFKEVEESMTTRFIEEEFPPEYHDIYLKRLREGKDGTLEGQILSVADKIDLLYESFGEIQKRNPEPLFFEIYEMSLLTIRKFSHLTCVQDFLENILTDMLKERFIPKTELMDITESIMNKEI; from the coding sequence ATGGGGGTCCATCAGTATTTCAAAAGCCTGAATGACCTGGAGAAACTGGTCAGGTGCCCGGGCAAATTCAAATATCAGGATCATAATGTCGCAGCCCACTCTTTCAAAGTGACGAAGATTGCACAGTACCTTGGGACTGTGGAAGAGTACCACGGAAACGAAATCAATTGGAAGAGTCTGTATGAAAAAGCACTGAACCATGATTATCCGGAAATTTTCACAGGTGATATAAAGACACCGGTCAAATATGCATCCGGGGAGCTCAACATGCTCTTCAAGGAAGTGGAGGAAAGCATGACGACCCGTTTTATAGAAGAAGAGTTTCCGCCCGAGTATCATGACATCTATCTGAAGCGCCTCCGTGAGGGAAAGGACGGGACCCTGGAGGGGCAGATCCTCTCCGTAGCCGACAAGATCGACCTCCTGTACGAATCCTTCGGTGAGATACAGAAGCGGAATCCGGAACCCCTGTTCTTCGAAATCTATGAGATGTCCCTCCTTACCATAAGAAAATTCTCCCACCTCACGTGCGTGCAGGACTTTCTCGAGAATATACTTACGGATATGCTGAAAGAGCGTTTTATACCGAAAACGGAACTGATGGATATTACAGAATCCATCATGAACAAGGAGATCTGA
- the uvrA gene encoding excinuclease ABC subunit UvrA produces MKNKNISIRGARQHNLKDINVDIPRDQLVVMTGLSGSGKSSLAFDTIYAEGQRRYVESLSAYARQFLGQMEKPDVDSIEGLSPAISIDQKTTSNNPRSTVSTITEIYDYLRLLYARAGTPYCPIHNIEITSQTIQEMVDRVMELPERTKIQLFAPIIKGRKGMHEKVFEELAKEGYARVIVDGEMYDIESVPELEKNKKHDVDVVVDRLAVREGIESRLSDSLQTALIKGEGNVTVNVIDGHDMHFSEHFSCPECGFTLSEMEPRLFSFNAPYGACPDCDGLGMKMAVDERLVIPDDSLTLEDGAFVPWQPISSDYYPTLLRQTCDHFGIDMKTPYKELPKKEKNLLLYGSKGEMVNYEFRQSNGIVRQRRMPYEGLVNNIERRYKESPSEYTRGIMSTYMREIECKTCGGYRLNEEALAVKIDGRHIGAAVDEPVKEALEFFTGLELSPKNRQIAAPILKEINERLTFLYNVGLDYLTLNRRSGTLSGGEAQRIRLATQIGSRLSGVLYILDEPSIGLHQRDNDRLIRTLKDMRDLGNTLIVVEHDEDTMLASDHLIDIGPGAGEHGGRVMAQGTPQEVMKDENSITGQYLSGKKEIPLPENYRKPDMKRVLEVRGAKENNLKNINVKVPLSVMNVVTGVSGSGKSTLINEILYKGLHSKLYKTKQIPGKHREIKGAENIEKIIDIDQSPIGRTPRSNPATYTGVFDNIRDVFAQTNEAKVRGYQKGRFSFNVKGGRCEACKGDGIIKIEMHFLPDVFVPCEVCDGKRYNRETLEVKYKDKSIADVLAMTVEEAYYFFENIPKIKRKIKTLLDVGLGYVRLGQPATTLSGGEAQRVKLASELHRRSDGKSLYILDEPTTGLHSEDIGKLITVIQRLVDNGDTVIVIEHNLDVIKVADHIIDLGPEGGDGGGTVVVEGSVQDVMAEADSYTGHHLKKWLDRNHQGD; encoded by the coding sequence TTGAAAAATAAAAATATCAGCATCAGAGGTGCAAGACAGCATAATCTAAAGGACATCAATGTAGATATCCCAAGGGACCAGCTGGTGGTGATGACGGGACTGTCCGGTTCCGGCAAGTCCTCCCTGGCATTCGACACGATCTATGCAGAAGGCCAGCGGCGCTATGTCGAATCGTTGAGCGCATATGCAAGACAGTTCCTTGGACAGATGGAGAAGCCGGATGTCGATTCGATCGAGGGGCTTTCCCCGGCAATCTCCATAGACCAGAAGACGACGAGCAACAATCCCCGCTCAACCGTATCGACGATCACGGAAATCTATGACTATCTGCGCCTGCTCTATGCACGTGCCGGAACGCCATACTGTCCCATCCATAATATAGAAATCACTTCCCAGACGATCCAGGAGATGGTGGACCGTGTCATGGAACTGCCTGAAAGGACAAAGATCCAGCTCTTCGCCCCGATCATCAAAGGACGCAAGGGCATGCATGAAAAAGTGTTCGAAGAGCTGGCGAAGGAGGGGTACGCCCGCGTCATCGTAGACGGTGAGATGTATGATATCGAATCTGTGCCGGAACTGGAGAAGAACAAGAAACATGACGTCGATGTCGTCGTCGACCGCCTGGCGGTCCGGGAGGGCATAGAATCCCGTCTGAGCGACTCGCTGCAGACCGCACTCATAAAAGGCGAAGGCAATGTCACAGTCAATGTGATCGATGGGCATGACATGCACTTCTCGGAACATTTCTCATGCCCCGAATGCGGATTCACATTATCGGAAATGGAGCCGAGGCTGTTTTCGTTCAACGCCCCCTATGGTGCCTGTCCGGATTGTGATGGCCTCGGAATGAAGATGGCAGTGGATGAGCGCCTGGTCATCCCCGACGACTCCCTTACCCTTGAAGATGGTGCATTTGTGCCATGGCAGCCGATCAGTTCAGACTATTATCCGACGCTGCTCAGGCAGACGTGCGATCATTTCGGCATCGATATGAAGACGCCCTACAAGGAGCTGCCGAAGAAGGAAAAGAACCTGCTCCTTTATGGTTCGAAAGGTGAGATGGTCAACTATGAATTCAGGCAGAGCAATGGCATCGTCCGTCAGCGCAGAATGCCTTATGAAGGCCTGGTCAACAATATCGAACGCAGGTATAAGGAAAGTCCTTCCGAGTATACACGCGGCATCATGAGCACTTACATGAGGGAAATCGAATGCAAGACATGTGGGGGATACCGCCTGAACGAGGAGGCACTGGCCGTCAAAATCGATGGCCGTCATATCGGAGCGGCGGTCGACGAGCCTGTCAAGGAGGCGCTTGAGTTCTTCACGGGCCTCGAACTGTCGCCGAAGAACAGGCAGATTGCGGCACCGATCCTGAAGGAGATCAATGAACGGCTGACGTTCCTGTACAATGTCGGTCTCGACTACCTCACACTCAACCGCCGCAGCGGGACGCTCTCAGGCGGCGAAGCCCAGCGCATCCGGCTGGCGACCCAGATCGGCTCGAGGCTGAGCGGAGTGCTGTATATACTTGACGAACCGTCAATCGGCCTCCATCAGCGCGACAACGACCGGCTGATCAGAACCCTTAAGGACATGCGGGATCTCGGCAATACGCTGATCGTCGTAGAACATGATGAGGATACGATGCTTGCGAGCGATCACCTCATCGATATCGGTCCGGGGGCAGGGGAGCACGGGGGCCGTGTGATGGCCCAGGGCACCCCGCAGGAAGTGATGAAGGATGAGAATTCCATCACCGGACAGTATCTCAGCGGCAAAAAGGAGATACCGCTGCCCGAAAACTACCGTAAGCCGGACATGAAGCGCGTCCTTGAAGTGCGCGGCGCCAAGGAGAACAACCTGAAGAACATCAATGTGAAGGTGCCTCTGTCTGTAATGAATGTCGTGACGGGGGTTTCCGGTTCCGGGAAGAGTACCCTGATCAATGAAATACTGTATAAGGGACTGCACTCGAAACTCTACAAGACGAAGCAGATACCAGGGAAGCATAGGGAAATCAAAGGGGCGGAAAATATTGAGAAGATCATCGACATCGACCAGTCGCCGATCGGCAGGACACCGCGGAGCAACCCGGCCACCTATACAGGGGTATTCGATAATATCCGCGATGTCTTCGCCCAGACCAACGAGGCGAAAGTGCGGGGCTATCAGAAGGGCCGCTTCAGCTTCAATGTCAAGGGCGGGCGCTGTGAGGCCTGTAAGGGCGATGGCATCATCAAGATAGAAATGCATTTCCTCCCGGATGTGTTCGTACCATGTGAAGTATGTGATGGAAAGCGTTATAATAGAGAGACACTCGAAGTGAAATATAAGGATAAGAGCATTGCAGACGTATTGGCGATGACTGTTGAAGAGGCGTACTATTTCTTTGAGAACATCCCGAAAATCAAGCGCAAGATCAAGACGCTGCTCGATGTGGGCCTCGGCTATGTCAGGCTTGGCCAGCCGGCGACCACACTGTCCGGCGGGGAGGCCCAGCGTGTCAAGCTGGCCTCCGAGCTTCATAGGCGGTCCGATGGCAAATCGCTGTATATACTCGATGAGCCGACGACAGGACTGCATTCCGAAGACATCGGAAAGCTGATCACCGTCATACAGAGGCTCGTCGACAACGGGGACACCGTCATCGTAATCGAGCACAATCTCGACGTCATCAAAGTGGCGGACCACATCATCGATCTGGGTCCCGAGGGCGGCGATGGCGGCGGCACGGTCGTGGTCGAAGGATCCGTGCAGGATGTCATGGCGGAAGCGGACAGCTATACGGGCCATCATCTAAAAAAATGGTTGGACAGAAACCACCAGGGGGATTGA
- a CDS encoding LysM peptidoglycan-binding domain-containing protein: protein MKKTLLSVATVTALTGIASHNISAAEYTVESGDTLWSLANESGTSVSTLKEVNELSGDLIVPGDVLEVDAEPSEEDAQENDGTYVIKSGDTLFEIGQKFDVDYQKIMEWNNLSTDMIYAGKTLIVAASAAPATETVEEAPAVQEAPAVEEQSEVVEEAPAVEEEQAEVVEEAPAVEETEQDQPSAPAAAQNDNQAAEQAAAEQRAAEQAAAEQRAAEQAEAEQRAAEQAEAERQERIQQREAEQAEAQEQQAQQAQSQQVSTGGGNAASVAHSVAAGKSYVYGGNSASVVDCSALTQQFMQAYKGKSIPRTAAAQMAAGTQVSNPQPGDLVFFNGGSHVGIYIGNGQMVDALNPSEGVGQRAVSYVNGTIDGYFRY, encoded by the coding sequence ATGAAGAAGACACTACTGTCAGTAGCAACAGTTACAGCACTTACAGGGATCGCGTCACACAATATATCAGCAGCAGAGTACACGGTAGAGAGTGGAGATACACTATGGAGCCTTGCAAATGAAAGCGGCACATCCGTCTCCACTCTTAAAGAAGTCAATGAACTTTCCGGAGATCTCATTGTTCCAGGAGATGTACTTGAAGTCGATGCAGAACCTTCAGAAGAAGATGCTCAGGAAAATGACGGTACATACGTCATCAAATCCGGTGACACGCTTTTTGAAATCGGACAGAAGTTCGATGTAGACTATCAGAAGATCATGGAGTGGAATAATCTTTCTACAGATATGATCTATGCAGGCAAAACATTGATTGTAGCTGCAAGCGCGGCACCGGCTACTGAAACCGTCGAAGAAGCGCCAGCAGTACAGGAAGCGCCAGCAGTTGAAGAGCAGAGTGAAGTCGTGGAAGAAGCACCGGCAGTCGAAGAAGAGCAGGCTGAAGTCGTGGAAGAAGCACCAGCAGTTGAAGAGACTGAACAGGACCAGCCTTCTGCACCAGCAGCTGCACAAAATGACAACCAGGCAGCTGAACAGGCAGCGGCAGAGCAGAGAGCGGCTGAACAGGCAGCGGCAGAGCAGAGAGCGGCTGAACAGGCAGAAGCAGAGCAGAGAGCGGCTGAACAGGCAGAAGCTGAGCGTCAGGAAAGAATCCAGCAACGTGAAGCAGAGCAGGCAGAAGCACAGGAGCAGCAAGCTCAACAGGCACAATCCCAGCAAGTTTCTACTGGCGGTGGGAATGCGGCATCCGTTGCCCACTCCGTAGCGGCAGGCAAATCATATGTTTATGGTGGAAACTCTGCTTCAGTAGTGGACTGCTCGGCACTGACACAGCAGTTCATGCAGGCGTATAAAGGCAAGAGCATTCCAAGAACAGCTGCAGCTCAGATGGCGGCAGGCACCCAGGTATCCAATCCACAGCCTGGCGACCTTGTATTCTTCAACGGTGGTTCCCACGTCGGAATCTACATCGGAAACGGCCAGATGGTTGATGCACTCAACCCTTCCGAAGGTGTCGGACAACGTGCTGTAAGTTATGTGAATGGTACGATAGACGGATACTTCAGATACTAA
- a CDS encoding DUF4097 family beta strand repeat-containing protein, giving the protein MDNKDRILKMLEEGKITSEEAVRLLDAIESKPDRGQTEQNEGSRQEHTRNTAEEDSKDVFQQFMSEFQRYVNTDKANQAFSQVKSRLEGQKQTAQVYKTFEKAFDNVKNSTIDSMFTQGSKNRLIETIEDSYSNISVDITNGNVKVVPTDRVTTAKFEVTPFYRKLDKQRNYFQDIICEVKNDELIIVSDIRTARVNVELQVNPSIVNRLIVSGSNGNVSIEGQEFNDLTVDLLNGSINLDETASSSAFIRTSRGNVNVKGGAHGALELISMVGTINTETLNAQDVTVSSNGSVNISLNERTESATINANMGSININVPHDRALEGRLSTVVGQINYPPDLDARFMKSQDIGFKELMLVNDTDEKALLLEVGTKFGSVTLHRS; this is encoded by the coding sequence ATGGATAATAAAGACCGCATTCTAAAAATGCTGGAAGAAGGAAAGATCACATCCGAGGAAGCAGTCCGGCTTCTCGACGCAATAGAGTCCAAACCGGACAGGGGACAGACGGAGCAAAATGAAGGCAGCCGCCAGGAACACACCAGGAATACAGCCGAAGAAGATTCTAAGGATGTCTTCCAGCAGTTCATGAGTGAATTCCAGAGATACGTCAATACCGATAAGGCAAATCAGGCATTCAGCCAGGTGAAGAGCAGGCTTGAAGGGCAGAAGCAGACGGCGCAGGTCTACAAGACCTTTGAAAAGGCATTCGATAATGTCAAAAACAGCACAATCGATTCGATGTTCACACAAGGGTCGAAGAACCGTCTGATTGAAACGATCGAAGACAGCTATTCGAACATCTCGGTCGATATTACGAACGGCAATGTCAAGGTGGTGCCGACGGACAGGGTGACGACGGCGAAATTCGAAGTCACGCCTTTCTACCGCAAGCTCGACAAGCAGAGGAACTATTTCCAGGACATCATCTGTGAAGTCAAGAATGACGAGCTCATCATCGTTTCCGACATCCGGACAGCACGGGTGAACGTCGAGCTGCAGGTGAACCCATCCATCGTCAACAGGCTGATCGTATCCGGGTCAAACGGAAACGTCAGCATCGAGGGACAGGAATTCAATGATCTGACCGTGGATCTGCTGAACGGCAGCATCAATCTGGACGAGACGGCAAGCAGCAGTGCCTTCATACGGACTTCAAGAGGCAACGTCAATGTCAAAGGCGGTGCCCACGGCGCCCTTGAACTAATCTCGATGGTCGGGACGATCAATACCGAAACACTCAATGCACAGGATGTCACCGTATCATCCAATGGTTCGGTGAACATCTCCCTCAACGAGCGTACCGAATCGGCCACCATCAATGCGAACATGGGCAGCATCAATATAAATGTGCCGCATGACCGTGCCCTGGAAGGACGGTTGAGCACCGTCGTCGGCCAGATCAACTATCCACCGGATCTGGACGCCAGGTTCATGAAATCCCAGGATATCGGCTTCAAGGAGCTCATGCTCGTCAATGATACCGATGAGAAGGCGCTCCTCCTGGAAGTGGGGACGAAGTTCGGCAGCGTAACGCTGCACCGCAGCTGA
- a CDS encoding DUF2198 family protein, whose product MALYWYMMAMVVPAITVVVFTRLTRNKFLAVLLTFIIFGVSIYRGFYHSEWVIFIDAISIVIGYMLVEIYSLDQVDEE is encoded by the coding sequence ATGGCGCTTTACTGGTACATGATGGCAATGGTCGTTCCTGCAATTACCGTTGTGGTATTCACACGGTTGACACGCAATAAATTTCTGGCCGTCCTTTTGACGTTCATCATTTTCGGCGTGTCGATCTATCGTGGATTCTATCATTCCGAATGGGTCATTTTCATCGATGCCATTTCAATAGTCATCGGCTATATGCTGGTGGAAATATACAGTTTAGATCAAGTGGATGAAGAATAG